A single region of the Lacerta agilis isolate rLacAgi1 chromosome 9, rLacAgi1.pri, whole genome shotgun sequence genome encodes:
- the LCORL gene encoding ligand-dependent nuclear receptor corepressor-like protein isoform X4, with the protein MAAAAPAPGASQCRSPRCTAERRGVRRELDSWRHRLMHCVGFESILEGLYGPRLRRDLSLFEDCEPEEVADWSMDEKCSFCNLHKDTVSDHTTIIGSLQSAPTEELSSQGQSNTDKIECQAENYLNALFRKKDLPQNCDPNIPLVAQELMKKMIRQFAIEYISKSSKMQENRNGSSYETSLICKGIQMNQTENSFQEEQDSPLDLTVNRIQEQNTQQGDGVLDLSTKKTSLEQSAYDGSSENSVSGRLHRHREDYVERSAEFADGLLSKALKDIQSGALDVNKAGILYGIPQKTLLLHLEALPAGKPAPFRNKTRDFNDSYSYKDSRETCAVLQKVALWAKAQAERTEKSKLSLLETSELRFPTASSYLHQLTLQRMVTQFKEKNENVQYETSAPTVQLKIPQLRINAVPKQQPDSAGLLDVMYHVSKTPSVLEGSALQKLKNILPKQNKIECSAAVTQSSVDSYFLHGDLSPLCLNAKNGIVDGTSESTEDGLDRKDNKQPRKKRGRYRQYDHEIMEEAITMVMSGKMSVSKAQGIYGVPHSTLEYKVKERSGTLKTPPKKKLRLQDTGLFNITDSGTGTCKNSSKPI; encoded by the exons GTTTTGAAAGTATTTTAGAAGGGCTTTATGGACCAAGGCTACGAAGAGACCTCAGTTTATTTGAag ACTGTGAACCAGAAGAAGTGGCTGACTGGTCTATGGATGAAAAATGTTCCTTTTGTAATTTACATAAAGACACAGTCAGT GATCATACGACAATTATTGGTTCTTTACAGTCAGCACCTACAGAGGAACTATCATCTCAGGGCCAGTCCAACACTGATAAAATTGAGTGCCAAGCAGAGAATTACCTAAATGCACTCTTTCGCAAGAAAG ATCTTCCTCAGAACTGTGATCCTAACATTCCCTTAGTTGCTCAGGAATTAATGAAAAAGATGATCCgtcaatttgcaattgaatacatTTCAAAAAGTAGTAAAATGCAAGAAAATAGAAACGGTTCGTCATATGAAACAAGTCTGATATGTAAAGGTATCCAAATGAACCAAACAGAAAATTCATTTCAGGAAGAACAGGATAGCCCTCTAGACCTCACTGTGAATCGAATACAAGAGCAGAATACTCAGCAAG GGGATGGAGTGCTAGATCTTTCTACAAAGAAAACAAGCTTGGAGCAGTCAGCATATGATGGATCTTCTGAAAATTCTGTGTCTGG GAGACTCCACAGACACAGAGAGGACTATGTGGAAAGAAGTGCTGAGTTTGCAGATGGTTTGCTCTCAAAAGCGTTGAAAGACATTCAGTCCGGAGCACTGGACGTTAATAAAGCAGGCATACTTTATGGCATACCTCAAAAAACTTTACTTCTCCACTTAGAAGCCTTACCAGCAGGAAAGCCTGCACCCTTTAGAAACAAAACTCGGGATTTCAATGACAGTTATTCTTACAAAGACAGTAGAGAAACTTGTGCAGTGCTGCAAAAAGTAGCCTTGTGGGCAAAAGCTCAAGCAGAGCGCACAGAAAAAAGTAAACTCAGTCTACTTGAAACCTCAGAATTAAGATTCCCAACAGcttccagttacctccatcagtTAACTCTACAAAGAATGGTCACtcagtttaaagaaaaaaatgaaaatgtacaATATGAAACTTCAGCTCCAACAGTACAGTTAAAAATTCCTCAGCTAAGAATCAATGCTGTACCCAAACAACAGCCTGATAGTGCTGGACTTCTGGATGTTATGTACCATGTTTCCAAAACCCCATCAGTCTTAGAAGGATCAGCTCTTCAAAAATTGAAAAATATACtcccaaaacagaacaaaattgaATGTTCTGCAGCTGTAACTCAGTCAAGTGTTGATTCATACTTTCTCCATGGGGACCTCTCTCCTTTGTGTCTTAATGCTAAGAATGGAATTGTTGATGGCACCTCTGAATCCACAGAAGATGGTTTAGATCGCAAGGATAACAAACAGCCAAGGAAAAAACGTGGTCGCTACCGACAATATGATCATGAAATAATGGAGGAAGCTATCACAATGGTAATGAGTGGAAAAATGAGTGTTTCCAAAGCACAAGGAATATATGGGGTACCTCACAGCACTTTAGAATACAAAGTTAAAGAAAGATCTGGAACGCTGAAGACTCCGCCGAAAAAGAAACTCCGATTGCAAGACACTGGGTTATTTAACATAACGGATTCAGGGACTGGCACCTGCAAAAATAGCAGCAAGCCAATATAG
- the LCORL gene encoding ligand-dependent nuclear receptor corepressor-like protein isoform X3 gives MAAAAPAPGASQCRSPRCTAERRGVRRELDSWRHRLMHCVGFESILEGLYGPRLRRDLSLFEDCEPEEVADWSMDEKCSFCNLHKDTVSDHTTIIGSLQSAPTEELSSQGQSNTDKIECQAENYLNALFRKKDLPQNCDPNIPLVAQELMKKMIRQFAIEYISKSSKMQENRNGSSYETSLICKGIQMNQTENSFQEEQDSPLDLTVNRIQEQNTQQVGDGVLDLSTKKTSLEQSAYDGSSENSVSGRLHRHREDYVERSAEFADGLLSKALKDIQSGALDVNKAGILYGIPQKTLLLHLEALPAGKPAPFRNKTRDFNDSYSYKDSRETCAVLQKVALWAKAQAERTEKSKLSLLETSELRFPTASSYLHQLTLQRMVTQFKEKNENVQYETSAPTVQLKIPQLRINAVPKQQPDSAGLLDVMYHVSKTPSVLEGSALQKLKNILPKQNKIECSAAVTQSSVDSYFLHGDLSPLCLNAKNGIVDGTSESTEDGLDRKDNKQPRKKRGRYRQYDHEIMEEAITMVMSGKMSVSKAQGIYGVPHSTLEYKVKERSGTLKTPPKKKLRLQDTGLFNITDSGTGTCKNSSKPI, from the exons GTTTTGAAAGTATTTTAGAAGGGCTTTATGGACCAAGGCTACGAAGAGACCTCAGTTTATTTGAag ACTGTGAACCAGAAGAAGTGGCTGACTGGTCTATGGATGAAAAATGTTCCTTTTGTAATTTACATAAAGACACAGTCAGT GATCATACGACAATTATTGGTTCTTTACAGTCAGCACCTACAGAGGAACTATCATCTCAGGGCCAGTCCAACACTGATAAAATTGAGTGCCAAGCAGAGAATTACCTAAATGCACTCTTTCGCAAGAAAG ATCTTCCTCAGAACTGTGATCCTAACATTCCCTTAGTTGCTCAGGAATTAATGAAAAAGATGATCCgtcaatttgcaattgaatacatTTCAAAAAGTAGTAAAATGCAAGAAAATAGAAACGGTTCGTCATATGAAACAAGTCTGATATGTAAAGGTATCCAAATGAACCAAACAGAAAATTCATTTCAGGAAGAACAGGATAGCCCTCTAGACCTCACTGTGAATCGAATACAAGAGCAGAATACTCAGCAAG TAGGGGATGGAGTGCTAGATCTTTCTACAAAGAAAACAAGCTTGGAGCAGTCAGCATATGATGGATCTTCTGAAAATTCTGTGTCTGG GAGACTCCACAGACACAGAGAGGACTATGTGGAAAGAAGTGCTGAGTTTGCAGATGGTTTGCTCTCAAAAGCGTTGAAAGACATTCAGTCCGGAGCACTGGACGTTAATAAAGCAGGCATACTTTATGGCATACCTCAAAAAACTTTACTTCTCCACTTAGAAGCCTTACCAGCAGGAAAGCCTGCACCCTTTAGAAACAAAACTCGGGATTTCAATGACAGTTATTCTTACAAAGACAGTAGAGAAACTTGTGCAGTGCTGCAAAAAGTAGCCTTGTGGGCAAAAGCTCAAGCAGAGCGCACAGAAAAAAGTAAACTCAGTCTACTTGAAACCTCAGAATTAAGATTCCCAACAGcttccagttacctccatcagtTAACTCTACAAAGAATGGTCACtcagtttaaagaaaaaaatgaaaatgtacaATATGAAACTTCAGCTCCAACAGTACAGTTAAAAATTCCTCAGCTAAGAATCAATGCTGTACCCAAACAACAGCCTGATAGTGCTGGACTTCTGGATGTTATGTACCATGTTTCCAAAACCCCATCAGTCTTAGAAGGATCAGCTCTTCAAAAATTGAAAAATATACtcccaaaacagaacaaaattgaATGTTCTGCAGCTGTAACTCAGTCAAGTGTTGATTCATACTTTCTCCATGGGGACCTCTCTCCTTTGTGTCTTAATGCTAAGAATGGAATTGTTGATGGCACCTCTGAATCCACAGAAGATGGTTTAGATCGCAAGGATAACAAACAGCCAAGGAAAAAACGTGGTCGCTACCGACAATATGATCATGAAATAATGGAGGAAGCTATCACAATGGTAATGAGTGGAAAAATGAGTGTTTCCAAAGCACAAGGAATATATGGGGTACCTCACAGCACTTTAGAATACAAAGTTAAAGAAAGATCTGGAACGCTGAAGACTCCGCCGAAAAAGAAACTCCGATTGCAAGACACTGGGTTATTTAACATAACGGATTCAGGGACTGGCACCTGCAAAAATAGCAGCAAGCCAATATAG